The following proteins come from a genomic window of Cervus canadensis isolate Bull #8, Minnesota chromosome 3, ASM1932006v1, whole genome shotgun sequence:
- the GPR85 gene encoding probable G-protein coupled receptor 85 yields the protein MANYSHAADNILQNLSPLTAFLKLTSLGFIIGVSVVGNLLISILLVKDKTLHRAPYYFLLDLCCSDILRSAICFPFVFNSVKNGSTWTYGTLTCKVIAFLGVLSCFHTAFMLFCISVTRYLAIAHHRFYTKRLTFWTCLAVICMVWTLSVAMAFPPVLDVGTYSFIREEDQCTFQHRSFRANDSLGFMLLLALILLATQLVYLKLIFFVHDRRKMKPVQFVAAVSQNWTFHGPGASGQAAANWLAGFGRGPTPPTLLGIRQNANTTSRRRLLVLDEFKMEKRISRMFYIMTFLFLTLWGPYLVACYWRVFARGPVVPGGFLTAAVWMSFAQAGINPFVCIFSNRELRRCFSTTLLYCRKSRLPREPYCVI from the coding sequence ATGGCGAACTATAGCCATGCAGCTGACAACATTTTGCAAAATCTCTCTCCTCTAACAGCCTTTCTGAAACTGACTTCCTTGGGTTTCATAATAGGAGTCAGCGTGGTGGGCAACCTTCTGATCTCCATTTTGCTCGTGAAAGATAAGACCTTGCATAGAGCACCTTACTACTTCCTGTTGGATCTTTGCTGTTCAGATATCCTCAGATCTGCAATTTGTTTCCCATTTGTATTCAACTCTGTCAAAAATGGCTCTACTTGGACTTATGGGACTCTGACTTGCAAAGTGATTGCCTTTCTGGGGGTTTTGTCCTGTTTTCACACTGCTTTCATGCTCTTCTGTATCAGTGTCACCAGATACTTAGCTATCGCCCATCATCGCTTCTATACAAAGAGGCTGACCTTTTGGACGTGTCTGGCTGTGATCTGCATGGTGTGGACTCTGTCTGTGGCCATGGCATTCCCCCCAGTTTTAGATGTGGGCACTTACTCATTCATTAGGGAAGAAGATCAATGTACCTTCCAACACCGCTCCTTCAGGGCTAATGATTCCTTAGGATTTATGCTGCTCCTTGCCCTCATCCTCCTAGCTACACAGCTTGTCTACCTCAAGCTGATATTTTTTGTCCACGACCGAAGGAAAATGAAGCCAGTCCAGTTTGTAGCAGCAGTCAGCCAGAACTGGACTTTTCATGGTCCTGGAGCCAGTGGCCAGGCAGCTGCCAATTGGCTAGCAGGATTTGGAAGGGGTCCCACACCACCCACCTTGCTGGGCATCAGGCAAAATGCAAACACCACGAGCAGAAGAAGGCTATTGGTCTTAGACGAAttcaaaatggagaaaagaatcaGCAGAATGTTCTATATAATGACTTTTCTCTTCTTAACCTTGTGGGGCCCCTACCTGGTGGCCTGTTATTGGAGAGTTTTTGCAAGAGGGCCTGTAGTACCAGGGGGATTTCTAACAGCTGCTGTCTGGATGAGTTTTGCCCAAGCAGGAATCAATCCTTTTGTCTGCATTTTCTCCAACAGGGAGCTGAGGCGCTGTTTCAGCACAACCCTTCTTTACTGCAGAAAATCCAGGTTACCAAGGGAACCTTACTGTGTTATATGA
- the SMIM30 gene encoding small integral membrane protein 30, with product MISVSTQLFLVLFSLLLVLPVVEAVEAGDAIALLLGVILSITGICACLGVYARKRNGQM from the coding sequence ATGATCTCAGTTTCAACACAGTTGTTCCTAGTcctgttttcattgcttttggtGCTGCCTGTTGTTGAAGCAGTAGAAGCCGGAGATGCAATTGCTCTCTTGTTAGGTGTGATTCTCAGCATTACAGGCATTTGTGCTTGTCTGGGGGTGTATGCAcgaaaaagaaatggacaaatgtgA